A stretch of DNA from Candidatus Saccharibacteria bacterium oral taxon 488:
ATAACCAAGCAGCGAAACTACGCGAAGAGCAAGCGGCGGCTAACCGACGAGCGCTTGGCGGGGTGTCAATTCCGGGTGGTATCCCGGGTGGTGGCGGCTATCCAGGCGTCTGGGCAAACGCACCACTGGATGCTTACGTCGATCCATGGGGCCTATATACGCGCGAATGCGTGAGCTATGTGGCCTGGAAGATCCACAGTACCGGTCGGTTTGTGCCACACTTTGGTGGGGCTGGTAACGCTAATCAGTGGCCATCAACAGCGGCGCGATACGGCATCCAGAGCGGTTCGGCACCAAAGGCTGGCGCGGCAGCGGTCATGAATGTTGGCTATTATGGACACGTGATGTACGTCGAGTCGGTTAATGGTGACGGCACAATTACGGTCAGTGACTATAACTTGGCGTGGGACGGTCTGTATCGGAAGTATACGCGTTCAGCCTCGGGCCTAACCTACGTATATTTTTAATAGCACGATGAGTCAATAAAACCCTCGCATCAGCGGGGGTTTTTGTGTACAATAGATATATGACAGAGCAACGGAGGGTAGGAAGGCGGGCTCGCTTGTTTTTGGGCGGGCTGCTGATTGCGATTGTGAGTTTTGTGGCCGGAACGCGGTCGGATTTAATTATGGCGCAGGTCGGGTCGCTGTTTGGCCTCAGGACAGCGACGGGGTCGCTGGATGTATCAACGGTGCAGCGCGTGTACCGTGAGCTAAAGGCTCATTATGACGGTACGTTGGATGAGCAAGCACTTACGCGTGGGGCGGCGCGCGGTATGGTGGCAGCGACGGGCGATCCGCACACGGCGTACATGGATCCGGATGAGGCCAAGGAGTTTGAAAAGAGCTTGTCGGGCAATATTGGTGGCGGTATCGGGGCGGAAATTGCCAAGCGGCATAACGTGCCGACGATTATCCGGCCGCTCAAAAATAGCCCAGCCGAAAAGGCGGGCATCAAAGCTGGCGATGTCATCGTCAAGGTCAATGACACGGTGGTGACTGATATGCCGGTTGATCAAGTGGTGCAGCGCATTCGTGGCGATGTTGGCACGACGGTCAAGTTGGTGCTGTCGCGTGGCGGCGAGCGTAAAGATGTGACGGTGACGCGCGAGAAAGTCGTTGCGCCGGCTGCTGAGTGGAAGATTGATGGTGAGATTGGTATTTTGACAGTGAGCCGTTTCAATGATGACACCGGCAAGCAGGCGCGCCAAGCCGCCGAGGAGTTTCGCTCGGCAGGTGTTAGGAAAGTCATCCTCGACCTCAGGGGAAATCCTGGTGGTACGGTGGCGGCCGCGCAGGCGTTAGCAGGGCTGTGGCTGAATAATCAGGTGGTGATGACGCAGCGGCGCGGCGAGCAGGTTGTCTCGACGGAGAAATCGACCGGCCAGCCACTCCTCGGTGATATCAAGACGGTTGTGTTGATTAACGGTGGTAGTGCCAGCGCCAGCGAGATCGTGGCGGGGGCGCTCAAGGATTACGGCAGGGCGACGCTGGTTGGTGAAAAAACCTATGGTAAGGGCAGTGTGCAGCGGCCGATTGATCTGGCGGACGGCTCGGTTCTAAAAGTGACCGAGGCGCGCTGGTATACGCCGCATGGCAAGAATATTGATAAGTCGGGTATCGAGCCGGATGTCAAGGTCGAGATGACGACGGGGGCGGCGGATAATGGGCGTGACCCACAGTTAGAGAAAGCAAAGAGTGTCTAGACTCAAAAAAGGAGGGCAAGGATATGCAACACAGGAAAAAAATACTATTAGTTGAAGATGACACGGCACTGGCGGCAGTCTATCGGTCGCGGTTGGAGCTGGAGGGCTTTGAGATTCGTGAGGTGCATAATGGCGAGGACGCACTGTCGGCAACGGTGGCGTTTCGGCCAGATCTGATCGTGCTGGATGCTATGATGCCGAAAATTAGCGGCTTTGACGTACTTGATATCCTGCGCAATACGCCAGAAACGACCAATGTGCGAGTGATCATGCTGACGGCGCTGAGCCAGCAAAAAGACCGAGAGCGAGCAGAGGCGCTGGGCGTAGATGAATATCTCGTCAAGTCACAGGTGGTGATCGGCGACGTGGTAGCGCGAGTAAAGCATCATTTGGGCGTGTCGTAGCTGCCTGGAGAAACTAGCCGCTCAAATACTACTAGCGTAGCGGGATAGGCAGCTAAATGAACGGGTGTAATCAAATGGGTGCAATCTGGACGCCGGGATAGCAGGTCATAGAATAGTGCTGACTAGCCAACGCAAACTTGGGTTCGTCGCTCGGTTTTGCCGGTGAACTTGGTTTTCTTGACTCGCTTAAAGGTAACGACGCCGGACTTAGCAGCGTGGATGGTGTAGTTGCGGCTCATGTATGCGCCCTTACCGGCGACCTTGGTAGCGCCTGTTTGGCGGACGAGTACTTCGCCGGCGTTAACTTTTTGGCCGCCGAAACGCTTGACGCCGAGGCGTTGGCCAGGGTTGTTGTGGATGTTTTTACTTGAGCCACCAGCTTTGACTTTTGACATTGAAACTCCTTAAATTTTCTAAACCTAATCCGTACCAGTATAAGTGACGGCTGATAAAAAGTCAAGGGGCTTTACTTGATTAGGCGGGTGTTATATAACTAGGGGCTATGAACGAGCAGAATATGACGAAAAGAGAGGCTTGGTTTGGCGAGCGAGTAAATAGAAGAACGGTACTACTGGGTGGCTTGGGTACTGTTGGCGCAGTGGCATTCTGTGGTGCTGTGTACGAATCTCGAGAAACGCCTCGTGATGGAGACGCTGCAGGCATTGCACGCGGTACAGACGGCGGCGGCAGAGGTTGCTGAGCGCGGCGTCAATGGCCAGACAACCTCAGAAGAGACGATCGCAGCGATGATGCAGCGTGAGAGTGGTGCAATGGTAAAGATTGAGGTGGCGCTTTCCGAGCCGCTGGCGCACTATGCTGCGGGCGAGGGGCCGTATGCGTCAATTGGGGCAAATATGGTGGACGGACTATTGAGCCAGATCGGGCGGGAGGTGTTTGCCGATACCGATCAACAGATGACGACGGAAATGACCGAGCAGGCGCGGCTGGCATTGGCATTTTTACTTGTGGCGTTGAATCAGCGGCGGATTGGTCTGGGCGCTAGGGATCTACTGGCGATGTGTCAGCAGTATCATCAGGAGGCGATCGCTCCTTCTGCGGCCAAGCAAGCAGCAGAGGCGCGTCAAGCGCAGCTTGATCTTTTGGAAAAGGAATTGGTGGGTCGCTTGGGGCAGCTCGCAGACTATGATCCGGCGTTACGGCTTAAACGTCCGGTGCTCGGCTAGTCAGCAAGATCAGTAGCTCGCGGGCGACGACCTGGTCGGGGCGGCGATAGATGAGCGGGATGTGGTTGAGTTGGTGATAGCCAAGTTTTTGGAGGTTTTTTATTAGCGGCAGATGAGTGGCCCGGCCGGATGCGTCGTACCACGCTGGCACGGCGATGCATAACGGCGTGTTTGGAGCTAGCTGCGGACGGATATTAGTGAGGAAGCCAGTGATAATGTGATTACAGTTGCCGACAACCTCTGCTAATTTTTGGGGTGCGGGCGGTGCGGAAAAGGGCTGACCGAGGTAGGTTTCGCAGACGACGGCAGTGAGGTGCTGGCTATCTGGCCAGTGGTGTGTGGTGGCATCGGCTTGATGAATGTCAATAACGCGGCCAATAGGGTGGCTGGGCGTGGTGAAGGTCGATTGTAGCCACGACAGATTCTCGGCGGTGTAGTCAACCATTTTCTGGCTGAGGTCGGTGCCGACGACGTCGTAACCAGCGAGCAACGCTTCTTGCAGGACGGTGCCGGTGCCGCAGAAGGGGTCGAGGATTGTTACAGCAGCTCGGCTTCCAGTCGTCTCCTCCAAGTCGAATGCATCCGGCAACGCCGTCCGCAGAACCATCGACTTGTCAGAGAGGCTGGAAGCCGACCTTGTCACAGAATTGTCGTGTGGTCTTTGACGAGTCAGCGATCCAGCGCCCAGTGCTAAATTCAGCATAATCTGCGCCAGTTTAGGCGGCAGCATGCCGACGAAGGCGTCGCGCTTGGGACGGTGGCGGTCGCGGCGGGTGTAGACGGTGATGTTTTGGACGCCGCGGCTCTCGGCAATGATCAGGCGGCGGTCGGTTGTCTTGACGAGGAGTAGCTCGACTTTATGGGGTGATCCGCCAAGCTTGTTATTGTGCGCGGTGGCGGTGGAGAGGGCGGGCTGGTCGTTCGGGATGAGACGGAGGCTGGTGCCAGATTTTTTCAGGGATGATTTGAGGATGAGGCCGGTTTTTTGGGCGTCGCGGGCGCTGACATTTAGATTATAAGCGCTGAGGCCGAGGGTGATTTTATGCGGCGAATGCGCCCATTTGGCTTGATAATGCTGGGTGATGAAGCGCGAGGCAGCGAGGAGTGAGGCCTTGTCAGTGCGACTGGCTGGCAGCTCGGTGATCACTTTAGCACATTTGATGGTGCCGCCTAAGGTAGTAATGTCAAATTGAGACGTTTGAACTTCGGCAAACTGCTGGCTGATGCGATTGATGTAGTCTGCGCCAAACACCGCCGCAAGTTCGGCGAGCGAGATCTCTGGCTGGCGGCCAAGCAGGGCGATATACATGGTTTGATTATAGCAAAAACCGCGTGATATAATTGACGATATGGTATCAAAAGGGATACGGCAACTTTTGGAGGCATTAAAGTCACCGCGGACGATCATGAGTATCGTGACGCTGGCGGTGCTGGTACTGATCATTTTTCTGTCGCGTGCGGAACTGATGCGGGCGTGGGAGCTGCTCGGCCGGGCAAATATCTGGCTATTGATGTTGCTGCTGCCGTTTCAAATTATCGTGTATTTCGCGGGCGGCGAGATGATTTTTGCCTATCTTCGCGACAAAAAACTGATCGGGCATATCTCACGGTTTGAGCAGACGCGGATTGCGCTGGAGCTGAATCTGGTTAATCACATTTTTCCGTCAGGCGGCGTCAGCGGTATTTCCTACACGACGTGGCGGATGCACAAGCTCGGCGTCAGCTCGGCGCGCTCGACCTTTGCTCAGGTGATCCGTTACGTGACGGGCTTTTTGTCGCTGATGGTGCTATTGATCGCGGCGGTATTGATCCTGTCAATTGACGGGCAGGTCAACCGCTACATCGTGACGTCAAGTTTCTTCCTTGTGCTGGTGGTGCTGGCACTGACCTTTGGGCTGATTTTTATGTTCTCGTCGCGAAAGCGCATGCACAACACGGCGGTGCGGGTGTCGCGGCTGATCAACGCGGTAGTGCGGTGGGCGACACTGGGCAAAATCAAGCGGCTGCTGGTTTCGACGAAAATCGAAGCGTTTTTTGCTGAGATGCATGATGATTTCGTGGAGCTGTCAGAGCATCGGTATTTGCTCATCAAGCCGCTGGTCTGGGGCGCGATTTATGCCATTTTCGATGTGCTGATGTTCATCGTAGCCTTTTGGGCGCTGGGTGTATCGGTTAATCCAGCGGTGCTGATCATCGGCTACGGCGTGGCGGGGCTGGCTAGCTTGGTGGCCTTTACACCGGGTGGTGCGGGCGTGTACGAAGCGATTATGATTGTTTTCTTGAGCATGACCGGTGTGGCGCCGGACGTCGCTATCGCTGGGATTGTACTGACGCGGGTGATTTTACTAACAGGGACAATTGTCTTTGGGTATATGTTCTACCAGCACGCGCTGATCAAATATGGGCGGCCAGATGACGACGATGGCGCCGCGGTTTAGCGTTAGTGACTTTGTAGCGGTCGTCAATCAGGTGCTGGAGACCGCTGTCCCGGTTGTTGAGATTGAGGGCGAGGTTGCTGAGTTCACGGTGCGTCAGCAAAAATTTGTCTTTTTTACGCTTAGGGACCATGAGAGTGCGGTCAATTGTTTCATGATGGCGTGGCAGCTCAGGACACCGATTGAGGAAGGGATGTGCGTGGTGGTGCGAGCCTCGGCCAAGCTAACTGCCAAGGGTAAGTTTAGCCTGACAGTACAGGAGGTCAAGCCGCTGGGTGCGGGGCACCTCAAGCGCAGCGCCGAGTTACTCAAGGCGAAACTGGCGGCCGAAGGGCTGTTTGATACGGAACGGAAGCGCTCCTTGCCGCCATATCCTGCTCGCGTGGCGGTCATTTCCAGCACCCAGGCGGCGGGCTATGCGGATTTTATGAAAATTGCTGGTGAGCGCTGGGGCGGGGTGCGGTTTATCGTGGCTAATGTTAAGGTTCAGGGTGATGGCGCGGCTGATCAGGCGGTGCGGGCGATTGCCCACTGCAACCAGCTGGCGGAGCCGCCGGAGGTGATCGTGCTGATTCGCGGCGGCGGTAGCGCCGAGGACCTGGCGAGCTTTAATGACGAATGTCTGGTGCGAGCGGTGGCTGGCAGCCGCGTGCCGGTGCTGACTGGTATCGGGCACGAGGTTGACGAAAGTTTGTGCGATTTGGCGGCTGATCGACGGGCGGCCACGCCGAGCAATGCCGCGCAGCTGCTATTTCCGGATAAACACGAGGTGGGGCGGCAGTTAGCGTTGCGGCTGGGCAGCGTGGCGGAGGTAATTCAGCGGCAGATTACGGAGCAACGCCTTCACGTAACAATGTTGCAACAAGTGGCGCTCGAACAGTGGTCGCACCGCGTTGACATTGCTAAAAATATGGTATTGTCGCAACAACGGATGATTGCTGAATACGATCCGGAGATGGTACTGCGGCGCGGGTATGCGATGATCAGCGGCGATCGTCAAATTGGTAGTATTGTGAAGATTACAACAAAAGATATGATTATGAAAGCGAGGATTGAGAGTAGTGAAAAACGATAAAACGAATGAGAAAACGATTGAGCAGATGATGGCGGAGCTGAACGAGAGAATTGCGTGGTTTCAGGGCGATGACTTTAATCTGGACGAGGCTAAGCAGCGGTTTACTGAAGCGCAGCAGCTGGCGAAGGAGATTGCGGCGGCGCTGGACGATATGCAGCACGACATTACAGTGCTTAGCGAGGATTTTAGCGCGTGATATGGCTGCTGTGGCTTGGTGGCGCGATTCTGATGATCTTTGCGCTGCCAGCATTGATCGGTGCGCCGTATGTGCCGTCACGGTCGCGCGAAGTGCAGCGGTTATTTGCCGAGGCGCTATCGATCGGGAAGGATGACGTAGTGCTTGACATCGGATCGGGCGACGGTGTGGTGCTGATGGCGGCAGCCCAGCAGGGTGCGCGGGCGATTGGCTATGAGATTAATCCATTCCTGGTGCTAATATCGCGCTGGCGGCTGCGAAAATTACCGGGCGCGCAGGTGCACTGGGCGAATATCTGGCGGCGGCCGGTGCTTGACAAGGTGACGGTGATGTACACCTTTGGCGATGGCCGCGATATCGCAAAAATGTTTCAGCTGGCCGAGCGTCAAGCAGCCGCTCAGACCGAGCCGCTGACTTTCGTGAGCTACGGATTTTCTGTCCCCGGCACGCAGCCGACAAAAGAATACCACGGCTATTTTCTCTATCGGCTGCCGGGAGGCTTTACATCGCCCGAAGCATAAGCTATACTGATGCATATGAGTAGAAAAACAGAGATGGAACAGGGATATGTTAATAGCTGGATGATTGTGGCGATTAGTGCGATTGTGCTGTTCGTGGCGGCTGGTAGTGCAGCGATTTGGGCGTACCTGGCATATTCACAGGAAAAAACTGCGGTCGAGAGTCGGATGGCGGTAGCTTCGGCCAAGGCGCGCGAAGAGCAATCAAAGGCTGACCGCGAGAAATTTAATGAAGAAGCCAAAAACCCGCGCATTGAATTCGTCGGCCCCGAGCAGTACGGCCGCGTCTCATTTATGTATCCAAAAACCTGGAGTGTTTACGTAGCGGCTGACGGCAGCGATCGCGGCGATTACAAGGCATATCTCCATCCAGTCATCGTGCCACCAACGAGTACAAACAGCAATAACCCAAACAAGTTTGCACTGCGCCTCGAGATCCTTAACAGTGACTTTAATAAGACACTAGATCAGTACGCCAGCTTGCTGAAAAAAGGCGACTTGACCTCGAGTAGCGTCGAATACAACGGTAACACCGCCACGCGCATTGACGGTGCGTTTAGCAAGGATCTGCGCGGCTCGGTGGTGCTGATGAAGGTGCGCGACAAGACGCTGCGTTTTTCAACCGATGCTGATACGTTTAAGCCAGATTTTGAGGCCATCCTTAAGACGGTGAAATTTGTCCAGTAATCTCTCTTGGCTGCGGCCAGTATCCGTGAAATAATGCCAAGCAGGAGCAGTTCTTTTTGGCGCCTCGGTTTGCTATACTAGAGGTATATGGCGCAGCCACAGTGGAGTGATAAGGAGTTTGCCGCGATGCCCAGCATAGCGGTGGCAGCGCATGAGCTGAAGGCGCCGCTGGCGTTGATTCGGCAGATGAGTTTATTGATCGAGGATGGCCAGCTCAGTCCAGCCGAGGCGCAGCTGATGCAGCGGCGGTTGACGTTGACGGCGGAGCGCTCGCTGGCTTTAGTACAGGACTTGGCGCATACCGTGAATGTGCAGCCAACGCTGTTTCCACTGGAGCCGGTTAATCCACTGGCGCTGCTAGCCCAATTGGCGCACCAGTCGCGCGATATGCTGCGGCTGTATGACCGACGGGTGACGTGGCCACGGGCGGGCAAAAAGCGACTGGTGGTGGCTAATCCATTGCTGCTTGGGCGGATTATGATGAATTTTCTCGATAATGCGATGCGCTATAGCGAGGCTGGGGCAGCAATTCGCGTGACCATGCGTCAAGCGGGGACGATGGTGCGGCTGGGTGTACGGGATTTTGGGCCGATGATGAGCCTGGCTGAGTATCGGCAGCTGGTGGATGAGATGACCACGCACAAATCAGTCAGAACTCGGCCGGATAGCAGTGGTCTCGGAGTGTATATCGCTGCAACGTTCGCGCGGGCGATGGGCGGGCAGATCGGGCTGATACGCCACCGAGACGGGCTGACGTTTTATGTTGATGTGCCGCTCAGCGAGCAGATGAGCTTATTATGAAAAAACTCCTGATCATCGAGGATGATCCGCAGTGGGCGGCAGTGCTGGAGCGGTATGCGCTGGAGGCGGGGTATACGGCCCGGACAGTGGTGGCGGCTGGACAGGCGATAGCGATGCTTGATGAGTGGCGGCCGGATGGCTTGATTCTCGATATGCTGCTGGCGGGTGAGACGGGGATGGCGCTGCTGAATGAACTGCAAAGCCACGAGGATCTGTCACGGTTGCCAGTGGTGGTGTGTAGTAATGTAGTGCTTGACCCTGATCAGCTGCGGCCATTTGGCGTGCGGGCGGTGCTCGATAAGGCGCGAATGACGCCCGACGACGTGCGAGCCGCGCTCAGCGTGCTAGGCGAGGAGACTGAATGAAAGACGGTGAGCGGCTCAAGGCGATCGTGCTACGGCGGACGGATTATGCGGAGGCTGATCGGGTGTTGCAGTTACTAACGCCCCAGGGGCGGCGGGCGGTGATCGCCAAGGGGGTGCGTCGCGAGCGGAGTAAGCTGGCCGGTGGCATTGAACTATTGGCGCTGTGCGATGTGGTGATTCGTTCGGGCCGCGGCGAGCTGGGACTGCTGACCAGCGCCAGGCTCAGCGCGTTTTATCGGCATATCCTCGAGGATTATGAGCGGATGCAGTTCGCTTACCAAGCGCTCAAGCTGGTGGCGCAGGCGACCGAGACCGTTGATGGGCCGGAGTGGTTCGCGGTGCTTAGCCAGGTGTTGGCGTGGCTTGATCGGCCGGCGGTTGATCGGCTGCTGGTCGAGACGTGGTTTTATATGCAGTACGCCGGGCTGCTGGGCGACGAGCTGAATCTACGCACTGACGTGGCCGGGCGGATGCTGACGAGCAATAAATCATACATGTACGATCCAAGCGAAAAAGCCCTAAGGCCAAGCGAGCAGGGTGACCTGACGGCCGATCATATCAAGTTGCTGCGCCTCATCCAGGCCAAGCCGCTAGAAAATCTCACCCACATCGGCGGCCTCGGCCCGGTCATCGCTAGTTGCTGGCTGGTAGCTAGGCAGCATGCCGCGGTGTAACTGTGTCTTGTAGAGCATGCTTCACAATTGCTTTCCGTAGGGGGGAGAAGGCAGATTCCATGAAAGTATTAGGGTTTTGCCCGGACTCAATATCCGACTGATTAAGCTTGGTGAGTATGTTATGTGTTGAAATATCGGGGTTCTCTTCGGGGTTAATCTCTATCTCTTCCGAGTATTGGCCACGGAAATATTCAATCTCATGTAAATAGGACTCCTTGCAATATTCCACCTCGAGATCTGGCTTACTTATTTTGATAATCTCATCGGCACATTCCCAGAGCAGGACAACCGCGCTTCTTTTAGCGTCGTCATCAAATCGACCCATCGCGGCGAGATCGCGTAACGTGCGCGCTAGGAGTATTTTATTGAGGACGGAACTAAAAGAAGTATCTGTTCTTTCAGTCTGACTGGCGTAAACACTGTGAGCATCTTCTAGTGCTTGATCTAGAAAGGCCTCCTTTACTTGGTCGGACACTTCACTAGTGCAGGCAGAGTCAAAATTACGCTTTGCCGAGAGAAAAGTATTGTGTTCATAGGGGGTGATGAGTCCTGAGAGTTGATCTCTGAGTAGCATCCATTGCCCAAAGTATTCTCTAATTTTACCTTGCTCCTGAGCTGTTAGCGGGCTTGTGGAGCTAAAAGCAGCGAAACCAGTGACGCGGATCCCTTCGGCGACTATGCTTCTAGCTCTATCATCCGCTCCTTCGTATTTATCAGAAATCTCTAGTAATCTACGGACCTCCTCCAATGAGTATTCCTGGGGGTGACGTATTGCAGGGGAATCTGGAAAAATTTTATCTGTAGACGATGTGTTGTACTGTTCCTGACTCATAACACCATTGATACTCCCTATGTGCGATTGTTGCACAATAAATAGCGACCGTCAAGCATGCTATAATAAACCTTAGTTAATGAATCGCCATGTTGCCAACATGGGGAAAGGTTGTGTGATGAGTCAAGCAAAAATGGAAGATATTATCAGCCTGTGTAAGCGACGCGGCTTTATTTATCAGGGGTCGGATGTATATGGCGGCCTGAGCGGTACGTGGGATTACGGTCCGCTGGGTGTGCAACTGAAGCGTAATATCATGAATTTGTGGTGGCGCCGGTTTGTTGACGAGCGCGACGACATGTATGGCGTTGATGCGGCGATTTTGATGAATCAGAAGGTCTGGCAGGCCAGTGGGCATGTAGATACGTTTTCTGATCCATTAGTAGAGTGTAACCACTGCAAGGCGCGCTTTCGTGAAGATCACTTGCTCAAAGACCAGAAGGAAAAACTGGACGAGTACGAGGCTCTCACCGACAAGATCCAATGGTATCGCGAGCATGCCACGGCGCCGAATTTCTATGACGAGATCAAAGAAAAAGAGCCCGATTTGTTCAAGAAAATACTGGACATGGAGCTTGGTCCAAGTGAGATTGACCTCGAGGAGGCCAGTGATTTTGGGCTGAAAGAGTGGTCGCATGTACTCAGAGTGATTAAATGTCCTAACTGTGGTACGCGAGGTAATTTTAGTGAGCCGCGACAGTTTAACATGATGTTCAAGACATTTGTCGGTGCTAGCGGGCAAAATGAGCTGGCAATTGATGAGTTGACGGGGGGCGTCGATGGTAAGCGTAGTCCTAATGGCATGAAAGCGATTACCTACGATCCACAGTCGATTTCCTATCTCCGCCCCGAAACCGCCCAAGGTATCTTCACCAATTTCAAAAACGTCGTCGATAGTTTCTATCCGAACTTGCCGTTTGGCATCGCTCAGCAGGGTAAGGCCTTTCGTAATGAGATTGCGCCGCGCGACTTCGTCTTCCGCTCTCGGGAGTTTGAGCAGATGGAGATTGAGTATTTCGTCGATCCTGAGCATTGGCAGGAAGCATTTGATGAGCTGCTGGCGGCGACACATGCGTTTTTGGCAGAATTGGGCTTGAAACCAGAGCACATTCACGAGCTGGACGTGCCGGCGGAGGATCGGGCACACTATAGCAAAAAGACGATTGATATCGAATATGACTATCCGATCGGCCGCGAGGAGCTGATGGGCATCGCGTATCGGACCGATTTTGACCTGATGAACATCCAGCGCGCCAGTGGCAAGAGTATGGAGTACACCGTCAAGGGAACGAACACAAAATTTGTTCCGCACGTCATCGAGCCGAGCTTTGGTGTGGAGCGGGCGCTGATGGCGGTACTGTCGGGCGCGTACCGTGAGGACGAGCAAAACGGTGAAAAGCGGGTGTATTTGGCCTTGCCAGAGCATTTGGCGCCGGTCAAATTTGCCGTTTCACCGCTACTCAAAAACAAGCCAGAATTGGTGGAAAAAGCCCGTGAAGTCTACGCCCAGCTCGCCAAAGCCAACCCAGGCCGGGTGATGTGGGACGACAACGGCAACATCGGCAAACGCTACCGCCGCCAAGACGAAATCGGCACGCCGCACTGCGTGGTCATCGACTTCCAGACGCTGGAGGACGGCACCGTC
This window harbors:
- a CDS encoding response regulator; the encoded protein is MKKLLIIEDDPQWAAVLERYALEAGYTARTVVAAGQAIAMLDEWRPDGLILDMLLAGETGMALLNELQSHEDLSRLPVVVCSNVVLDPDQLRPFGVRAVLDKARMTPDDVRAALSVLGEETE
- a CDS encoding HAMP domain-containing histidine kinase; translated protein: MAQPQWSDKEFAAMPSIAVAAHELKAPLALIRQMSLLIEDGQLSPAEAQLMQRRLTLTAERSLALVQDLAHTVNVQPTLFPLEPVNPLALLAQLAHQSRDMLRLYDRRVTWPRAGKKRLVVANPLLLGRIMMNFLDNAMRYSEAGAAIRVTMRQAGTMVRLGVRDFGPMMSLAEYRQLVDEMTTHKSVRTRPDSSGLGVYIAATFARAMGGQIGLIRHRDGLTFYVDVPLSEQMSLL
- the recO gene encoding DNA repair protein RecO — translated: MKDGERLKAIVLRRTDYAEADRVLQLLTPQGRRAVIAKGVRRERSKLAGGIELLALCDVVIRSGRGELGLLTSARLSAFYRHILEDYERMQFAYQALKLVAQATETVDGPEWFAVLSQVLAWLDRPAVDRLLVETWFYMQYAGLLGDELNLRTDVAGRMLTSNKSYMYDPSEKALRPSEQGDLTADHIKLLRLIQAKPLENLTHIGGLGPVIASCWLVARQHAAV
- a CDS encoding 50S ribosomal protein L27; its protein translation is MSKVKAGGSSKNIHNNPGQRLGVKRFGGQKVNAGEVLVRQTGATKVAGKGAYMSRNYTIHAAKSGVVTFKRVKKTKFTGKTERRTQVCVG
- a CDS encoding flippase-like domain-containing protein; the protein is MVSKGIRQLLEALKSPRTIMSIVTLAVLVLIIFLSRAELMRAWELLGRANIWLLMLLLPFQIIVYFAGGEMIFAYLRDKKLIGHISRFEQTRIALELNLVNHIFPSGGVSGISYTTWRMHKLGVSSARSTFAQVIRYVTGFLSLMVLLIAAVLILSIDGQVNRYIVTSSFFLVLVVLALTFGLIFMFSSRKRMHNTAVRVSRLINAVVRWATLGKIKRLLVSTKIEAFFAEMHDDFVELSEHRYLLIKPLVWGAIYAIFDVLMFIVAFWALGVSVNPAVLIIGYGVAGLASLVAFTPGGAGVYEAIMIVFLSMTGVAPDVAIAGIVLTRVILLTGTIVFGYMFYQHALIKYGRPDDDDGAAV
- a CDS encoding methyltransferase domain-containing protein, which codes for MISTSTASVTILMIVRGDFNASKSCRIPFDTISSIISRGFCYNQTMYIALLGRQPEISLAELAAVFGADYINRISQQFAEVQTSQFDITTLGGTIKCAKVITELPASRTDKASLLAASRFITQHYQAKWAHSPHKITLGLSAYNLNVSARDAQKTGLILKSSLKKSGTSLRLIPNDQPALSTATAHNNKLGGSPHKVELLLVKTTDRRLIIAESRGVQNITVYTRRDRHRPKRDAFVGMLPPKLAQIMLNLALGAGSLTRQRPHDNSVTRSASSLSDKSMVLRTALPDAFDLEETTGSRAAVTILDPFCGTGTVLQEALLAGYDVVGTDLSQKMVDYTAENLSWLQSTFTTPSHPIGRVIDIHQADATTHHWPDSQHLTAVVCETYLGQPFSAPPAPQKLAEVVGNCNHIITGFLTNIRPQLAPNTPLCIAVPAWYDASGRATHLPLIKNLQKLGYHQLNHIPLIYRRPDQVVARELLILLTSRAPDV
- a CDS encoding exodeoxyribonuclease VII small subunit; its protein translation is MKNDKTNEKTIEQMMAELNERIAWFQGDDFNLDEAKQRFTEAQQLAKEIAAALDDMQHDITVLSEDFSA
- a CDS encoding S41 family peptidase, whose protein sequence is MTEQRRVGRRARLFLGGLLIAIVSFVAGTRSDLIMAQVGSLFGLRTATGSLDVSTVQRVYRELKAHYDGTLDEQALTRGAARGMVAATGDPHTAYMDPDEAKEFEKSLSGNIGGGIGAEIAKRHNVPTIIRPLKNSPAEKAGIKAGDVIVKVNDTVVTDMPVDQVVQRIRGDVGTTVKLVLSRGGERKDVTVTREKVVAPAAEWKIDGEIGILTVSRFNDDTGKQARQAAEEFRSAGVRKVILDLRGNPGGTVAAAQALAGLWLNNQVVMTQRRGEQVVSTEKSTGQPLLGDIKTVVLINGGSASASEIVAGALKDYGRATLVGEKTYGKGSVQRPIDLADGSVLKVTEARWYTPHGKNIDKSGIEPDVKVEMTTGAADNGRDPQLEKAKSV
- the xseA gene encoding exodeoxyribonuclease VII large subunit codes for the protein MGGQMTTMAPRFSVSDFVAVVNQVLETAVPVVEIEGEVAEFTVRQQKFVFFTLRDHESAVNCFMMAWQLRTPIEEGMCVVVRASAKLTAKGKFSLTVQEVKPLGAGHLKRSAELLKAKLAAEGLFDTERKRSLPPYPARVAVISSTQAAGYADFMKIAGERWGGVRFIVANVKVQGDGAADQAVRAIAHCNQLAEPPEVIVLIRGGGSAEDLASFNDECLVRAVAGSRVPVLTGIGHEVDESLCDLAADRRAATPSNAAQLLFPDKHEVGRQLALRLGSVAEVIQRQITEQRLHVTMLQQVALEQWSHRVDIAKNMVLSQQRMIAEYDPEMVLRRGYAMISGDRQIGSIVKITTKDMIMKARIESSEKR
- a CDS encoding response regulator — protein: MQHRKKILLVEDDTALAAVYRSRLELEGFEIREVHNGEDALSATVAFRPDLIVLDAMMPKISGFDVLDILRNTPETTNVRVIMLTALSQQKDRERAEALGVDEYLVKSQVVIGDVVARVKHHLGVS